GTTCGCGCCGGAGCGCATGAAGGGATTGATGTTGATCTTGCTGTCGAAGAAGATCTGCACTGAACTCATGGTCTGGTAGGCGTAATTGCGGCCGACCACGCCTTGCCCGGTCTGCGGATCGTAGGGCTTGCCGATGCCGGACAGCAGCAGCAGGCGCACATTGTTGAGCGCGAATGCGCCGACGATGACCAGCCGCGCCGGCTGCACGAATTCGTGCCCGCTCCCGTCTGCGTAGGTCACGCCGGTGGCCTGCTTGCGGCTGCTGTCGAGATTGATGCGCAATACCTGCGCCTGCGAGCGCAGCGTGAAGTTCTTGTCGCGCAACAGGACCGGCAGCAGCACGGTCTGCGGCGACGACTTGGCGTAATGCTCGCAGCCATAGCGTTCGCAGAAGCCGCAGAACATGCAGGTGTTCAGCGTCAGACCTTCCGGATTCGTGTACGGCTGGCTCAGGTTGGCCGAGGGCTGCGGGTAAGGGTGATAGCCGAGGCCGGCCGCCGCCTTGCGGAACAGTGCCGAGCCGTAAGGCTCCTTCATCGGCGGCGTCGGATACTCGCGCGCGCGCGGATCCTCGAAGGGATTGCCGCCGTCGATCTTCTGACCTTTCAGGTTGCCGGCCTTGCCGCTGATGCCGAGCAGGTACTCGAAGCGGTCGAAATACGGTTCCAGTTCCGCCGCCGTCACGCCCCAATCCTGGATTGTCACTTCGTCGGCAAGGAAGTTCTTGCCGTAGCGTTCGACCGTGTGCGAACGCATCTTGAAATCCGATTCCTGGAAGCGGTAGGTTTGACCGTTCCAGTGCACTGCTGCGCCGCCCAGTCCCGTACCTGGAAGAAAGCTTTCCCAGCGCCGGATCGGCAATGCGACCTGCCGACTGTTGTTGCGAAAGGTGACGGCTTCGCGCGTATTGTCCTGCATCATCGCCTTGCGCACCGAGTAGCGCAGTTCGTCATGAATCTGCGGTCCCTGAAAATCCGGCACCGTGAAGCGCGGCTCGCCGCGTTCCAGTCCCACCACCCGCAAGCCCGCACGCGTCAGTTCGCGACCCAGCATGGCACCGACCAGGCCCACGCCCACCAGCACCGCATCCACTTCCGGCAGTCGGGTTGCCATGGCTACTTCCCTCCTTTCGGCGCGCCCGGCTTTTGCGCGGGCGGCATGCTGCGATGCATATGGATCACGCCGCGATTGTCCTGCCCCATGCTCATCGGCGCGCGCGTGAACGCGATGCCGTGCTGATCCACCAGCTCATAGTAGGACGCATAGGCGCCGGGGAAGCCGATCATTTTCCACGCCGCCATATCCTTGTTGCCGCCATAGACGGGATCGCTGAAAAACCCTTCGACCGTCAGCGCCAGCAAGGATTCAAAGAAAACCCGGGACGGCACGCCGTTCAAATCCAGCGTTCCTGTCTGCAAGGATTTCAGATAGGCGTCCTGTTCTTCGGCGGCAAGCCTGGCAAGCGCCGGGACGCCGCGCTTGCCGAGGTCGGTGCGGATGCCGCGCAATGCATTGCGGAACAGTTCTGCTGGCGTGAAAGGCAATTGATAGCCCTGCGTCACTTCGCCCTCGCGCCACGGACCGTTGCGGTACAGGCGCTCGCCCGCGCCCCATGCGCCGCCGAGTTGCTTGTCGATATAGTTCGGCACACCCGCCGCCAGCGCGCCGGGACCGTTCTCGTCGGCAGGGATCAGACGCTCGACGGCCGTCTCGATGAAATTCGCTTCATCCGGTTTGAAAAAAATATACGGTGGCGGGCGCGTTGCCTGTGCCTGCGCTGCGCCGGTCTTGAGGGCATGCGCTTCCGCCGCAGTCGCGGCCAGGGCCGCGCCGGCGGCCTTGAAAAACGAACGTCGTGAAATCTTGTCCATGCTGAACTCCGGTGAAGGCCGGCATCGGTGAATGACAAGAGAAGCAAGTTGCATTCCGCGTTGGCCGTACTGTGCATCCGGCATGTTCCAGGCGGCGGAAAGGGAGGCGTTTCTGCTTACATCATGCTCCAGCGCAAGGGATTGCCGTCGCGGTCGGTGATCCTGGTCAGCTCGGTATAGATGCGCGCGATGTCCTTGCCGGCATGGTGCGTCGGCGCATTGCGGGCCATGCGCGGGTTGCGGCCATCAAGCTGGTCTGTGTGGCATGGAGTTGCGTTTTTGCACGATACGTCGGGAATGTGACAGCCGTATTTCTTTGCAACAGGTGTTGCATGCCCACTGCCGAGCGGATTAGCCGCGGGGCGGCAAATATTTTTGCATCGCCACAGAGACAGCCTGAAACTTTTTGCATGCCGGCACATCGCAGGTTTACCGGAACACGAATGATGCAAACATCTTCCCTCGACCTCACCGGAGAAACCGAATGGCGAATCTCAGCAGAAGCATAGGCAAAAAGCCGAAGAAACACGCCGCACCACTTCCTTCATCGCCCGGGCGTGACTCACGTTCAGTGACGCCGAAGGATGTGACTGCGGATGAGGCGACCGCGCAAGATGTGATGGAACGTAATCTGAGTTCGGCAGATGCCGATCAGCGCATGGAAGACTTGCTGGACGATTCGGTCGAGGCAACTTTCCCCGCCAGCGATCCGATCGCGATCACCTTGCCGCACCGGAAACGGCCGGCGAAGGGACCGCTGAAGCCGCAGAAGTATTAGTTGATCATGCAGATGATCATGCGCGCTGCCTGAGAACCTGCGCCGGCCGTCGCGCCGGCTGCGCGAGTGCGAACCGGGCGCAGGGAGAAAGGATCATGCCTGACGTTCGCGGATAACGCCGCGCAACAAGGCATCCGCGTCGCGGATCATCTTTTCGGTGGTGTCCCAGCCGACGCAACCGTCGGTCACCGAGCAGCCGTACTTCAGCTGCGACAGGTCGTCGGGAATGGCCTGCTTGCCGGCCACGAGGTTCGACTCGATCATCACGCCCACCAGCGACTTGTTGCCGAGCCGGACCTGGTTCACCACATCGGCCATCACCAGCGGCTGCAATTCCGGATTCTTGAAACTGTTTGCGTGCGAGCAATCGACCACGATATTGGCCGGCAGCTTCGCCTTCGCCAGCGCCTGTTCCGCCATCGCCACCGACACCGTGTCGTAGTTCGGGCGGCCGTCGCCACCGCGCAGCACCACATGGCCATAGGGATTGCCGCTGGTGCGCACGATCGCGACGCGGCCCTGGCCGTTGATGCCGAGGAAGGAATGTGGATGCGAGGCCGACAGGATCGCATTGACCGCGATGCCGATATCGCCGTCGGTGCCGTTCTTGAAGCCCACCGGTGTCGATAGGCCCGACGACATTTCGCGATGCGTCTGCGACTCGGTGGTGCGCGCGCCGATCGCGGTCCACGCGATCAGGTCGCCGAGGTATTGCGGCGAAATCGGATCGAGCGCCTCGGTCGCCGTCGGCAAGCCGAGTTCGCTCACGTCGAGCAGGAACTTGCGCGCATTCTCCATGCCGCGATCGACGTGGAAGGAGTCATCCATGTCGGGGTCGTTGATGTAGCCCTTCCAGCCGGTCGTGGTGCGCGGCTTCTCGAAATAGACGCGCATCACCAACAGCAGCGTGTCCTGCACTTCATCCTGCAGCGCCTTCAGCCGGCGCGCATAGTCGAGCCCCGCGACCGGATCGTGGATCGAGCAGGGCCCGACCACTGCGAACAGGCGCGGATCCTTGCGATCCAGAATGTTGCGCAGCGCCTCGCGCCCGCGCATGACAGCAGCGCCCGCCTGGTCCGACAAGGGCAGGCGCGCATGCAGCTCCTCCGGCGTCGGCATGGAGTCGAAGGAGGTTACGTTGACGTTTTCGATGTTGAAGGTGGTCATGGTCGGTTGTGTCGGAAGAATCGGAAGAGTCGGGGAGGAAAGCTGCCTGCGCGAAGGCGGACAAAGCCGACAGTGTAGCGTTTACGCCGTTACGGCCATGCCCCGCCCCTGCAAAACGCAGCGCAGGAGCGGTTCGACGACGCATTCATCGGCATGCGATCAGATTGTTTTTTGATCGCACATGCCCTCATCGCTTTGCCATGACGCAAGTGCTGATGCCCCCGTTCTCACCGAAGCTCACGGATACCGGCAGGAAGTATTCGATCACTTGCGCATTCGTCTTTGCATGCATCGAGATGCGCGCGGTCGTGAAACACCCGCCGCCCGCCAGCGCCATCGGCAGCATGAGCTGATCCGCAAGATATTCGCCGACGGCCGCATGCGAGGCGATGTAGTGCCGTGCCTGCTGCAGCGCATGGCGCGCGACCGCTTCCGCGCGCACCGACTTTTCGCCGAATCCGCTGAACACCTCGATCACATGCTCGTAGTCGAGCGTGATCAGCAAGGCATTGCCCGGCCCCTGCTCTCCAGGAAGCGTGCGTACCAGCAACTGCGACGCATCCCAGCCCATGCCGGTGCCGACGCATTCGAGTTCGCGCCTGGCGACGCCGGGCGGCACGCCGGCGATGAAGCACTCGGCATATGCCGCCTTGCGCTCGCCGCGCGACATCAGTTCGAGCGGACGCAATTGCGCGCATGGCTGCACGTGCGCCACGACCTCGCCGCCGCCGGCCGGATAGAAGCCGAAGCGCTCCAGCCGGATGTCGAGCGTCGCGCCCATCTTCGTCAGTGCGCGGCAATAGGCGCGTTGCAGAAACTGGGCGGGCGGGGCCAGCGGATTGTGCGTGCCGCCGCTGACATGCACCGTCGCCGGCGTATCCGCGAACAGCAGGGCCGGCAACAGCGTTTGCAGCACCAGCGTGCAGCTCCCCGCGGTGCCGATCGCGAATCGGTACGCGCCGCCCCTGATGGCCTTCGGCGCGAAGCTCAATGCCCGCGAGCCGACCGCTGCACCGGCAACTTCGGCATCGCAGACCTGCGCCGCAGCCTGCACGGCAACCAGATGCTGCCGCATCAAGCCGGGTTTGGCGCGGTTGGCGCGAATGTTGCGGATGCAAAACGGCTGGCCGGTGATCATCGACAGCGTCAAGGCCGTGCGCAGGATCTGGCCGCCGCCTTCTCCCATCGATCCATCCAGTTCAATCATCATCTTCTTCTTGTTCTTTCCTGTTGCAATCAAATCGCCGGCCGCGCATGGCAGGCTAGCCCATGCATGGCCGGTGGCAGGTATTTCACGGGTGGCGGATGCGCAGCATCAGCCTCGCAGCATCAGCCTTTCACGCACACCACCTGCTTCAGGGTATGCACGACTTCTACCAGATCGCGTTGCGCCTCCATCACTGCATCGATGTCCTTGTATGCCATCGGGATCTCGTCGATCACATCGGCATCCTTGCGGCATTCCACGCCTGCGGTCGCCCTGACCTGGTCATCGACCGTGAAGCGGCGTTTCGCCTCGGTGCGGCTCATCGCGCGCCCGGCGCCGTGGCTGCAGCTGTGGAAGCTTTCCGGGTTGCCCTTGCCGCGCACGATGTAGCTGCTGGTCCCCATCGAACCCGGAATGATGCCGAGCTCGCCGGCGCGCGCCGACACCGCGCCCTTGCGCGTCACCAGCACATCCTTGCCGAAGTGGCGTTCCTTCTGCACGTAGTTGTGATGGCAATTCACCGCTTCCACATGCGTCTCGAACGGTTTCGTGATCACCGTGCGCACCGAGGCGATCAGGTTCTGCATCATCACTTCACGGTTCATGCGCGCAAACCTTTGCGCCCAGCCCACCGCCTCGACGTAGTCGTCGTAATGCCTTGTGCCTTCCGGCAGGTAGGCGAGGTCCTGGTCCGGCAGGTTGATGAAGTGCGTGCGCATGTCCTGCTTCGCCAGCTCGATGAAATGCGTGCCGATCGCATTGCCGACGCCGCGCGAACCCGAGTGCAGCATGAACCACACGAAGCCCTGTTCATCCAGGCAGATTTCGATGAAGTGGTTGCCGGACCCGAGCGTTCCCAGATGCTTGTAGTTGTTGGTGTTCCTCAGCTTCGGCGTCTTGTTGCAAATGGCATCGAATTCATCCTTCAATTGCGTCCAGGCAGCATTGACCGGCTGCGGCGGCCTATCCCAGGAACCCTTGTCGCGCCCCTTGAAGCCGCGCGTCTTGGGCGACATGCCATGCGGCACCGCTTTTTCGATCGCGCTGCGCAGCGGTCCCAGGTTGTCCGGCAGGTCCTTGGCCGTCAAGGTGGTTTTCGCTGCCATCATGCCGCAACCGATGTCCACGCCGACCGCCGCCGGAATGATCGCGCCGAGCGTCGGGATCACGCTGCCAATCGTCGAACCCTTGCCCAGATGCACATCCGGCATGGCCGCAACATGCTTGTAGATGAACGGCATCCGCGCGATATTGGCCAGCTGGCGCTTCGCTTCCTCTTCCACCGGCACACCCCTGGTCCACATCTTGACCGGACGGCCGCCTTCGATAGTCAGCACATCGTATGTTTCGTGTTTCATGATCTTCTCTTCTTCAATGTACCGGGGCGATGACAAGTGGCGATGAAATCCTTGCTGAGCTATTGGCTTGCGCCAACCCGGATTCGAACCGGGGACGGCCGAAGCGGACTTCGGTGCTCTACCATGTAATTCCATCTGCATTCATCAAAAAAATCGGCGACAAGAGTGGTGAAACGGTGTGCGGTTTCCCGCACGGCGCTCTTCCGCTTGAGCTACGGCGACGTTGATTTGCCACCGGCGGGATTCGAACCCGCAACCTCCTCATTACAAGTGATGTAGTTCCACCGGCATTCGCCAAAACTGTTCAAGCGGCGCGACAACATTGAAAGAAACACTGCTCTACCCGCTGAGCTACGGATGCCTTTGCACCCGCCCGGATTCGAACCGGGGACACATGTAGTTCTTTCCGCATTCGCGCGCACAACTCAATCCATCCCGACAAGGGTGGACAGGACATTCTGCCAGACCTGTTCGGCATGGCAGGCCGGCATCGAACCGGCTTTTTCCGATGTAGTCCTGCCCGCATTCGGGGTAACCATTACTTGAGCGACGGCGTGACAAGAACTTGATGTGACGAAACATTGGAAAGATGTAATCACACCAGCATTCGCACCGCGCTCAAAACCTGTTCTTCCTATCCGGATCACCCAACCCATGACCTCCTCCTATATTCCAATCGCCCCGATCTCGCCGACCCAGTGTGCAGGGCTCAATTGCCCAGCCGCGAAGGCCGCAACGATGTTGAATACGTCGTCCGAGAAACCGCCGATGTTCAACACATCCATGCGTTCAGCCGCCTGCGTCGTTCCGTAAGGCGCGATGTCGATGCACACCAGCTTTGCATCGGGATTGCGCTGCTTGAACGTCTCCCATTCGCGCATCGTTGCCGTCGCGCCATGGCGGGTCGCGTCCACCCATGACGCGTTGTCGGAGACGAACACGATCAGGTCGGCTTGCACCTTGTTCTTGTTCAACAGTGCCAGCGGTGCGCTGCAATTCGTGCCTCCGCCGCCGATCGCCGCCAGCTTCTGCGCATTGGTCATCACCGTATCGCGCGGATTCAGGTCAATGTTCACCACATCGTTCTCGAACGGCAGAACCGAGGTTCCCGCGTTCTTGCGCAGCATGGCGGCGGCCACTAGTGCGGCGACATCGATGCAACGCACGGCCGTCGATGCCGAAGCGCGGTAGCCGGTCACCGGCGAACTCATCGATCCCGACACGTCCGGACACACGACGACCTTGCCCGCGATCTGCGGCACGTTGGCCAGCGCGATTTCCAGCGCATCCTGCAATGCCTCGCGAATCGCCGGAGGCACTTCCTGCGTCGCCGAGCAGTACGCCGCCATCAGCTGGTACGGGAATACCCTGGCCTTCGCGATCGCCTCGGCATCGCGCAGCTTTGCGGCAATCGCTTCGGTCATGCCGGGCAGCTGGAATACGCCGCGCCGCGCAAACGTGTTCAGGTTCATGCGCACCATCTGCCATCCGCCTTGCAAGGCGATCTGCGCCCATGCGGCGTCGGACAATTCCAGTGCGGTCAGCATCTGGAACGGCACGTCCGGCAGCGGCTGCGCGCGATCCCGCTTGTACGCTTCAAACGCTTTCACATTCGGCGGCAGGGCATCGGCGTTGTGCGGCTTGCCGATCAGCCAGGCGAAGAAGGCTTCACGCCAGGCCTCGGTCGGCTTGGGGTGCACCATCTTCACGACATCCGCCAGCGATGGCGTGTTACCGACCGCGGCCGACAGCAATGCCTTTTCCGAGGCAGTGTTCAGCCATGCCTGCACCAGTTTCTTCGGACGCGTGCCGAGTGATTTGCGACCGACCGCGCCGGAGCGGATGATCTGCACGAAGTTGCGCAGCATCTTGCCGTTGTCGATCACGCGATCGAACACGGGCGTCAATTCGGCGGCACCTTTTGCGGCCAGCACGGCAGTCAGCAGCGCCGGCATGTCCTTCATGTAGCCGCGTTCGCGGCAGTAGATCGCGGTCTGCGCGATGAAGCGCGTATCGACCTCCTTGCTCAATTCCAGCACGGTGTCCAGTTGCGCTTCGGCGCTCGCGTAGAAGGTCGCGTTCAGGCAGCCGGTCGCTGCGTATTGCGCCAGCAGCTGTTGCGGCGGCAGTCGGTATGCCGGCGCCTGCTCGAAGTTGATCGCGTTCGCGTTCGGCAACAGTTTGCCCTTCTGGCTCCGGAACAAGTTGGCGTTTGCCATTTTCATTTCCCTCTTCTCGTTGGTTGTACCCTTCCTATTGCAACGGGTGTGCCAGATGATGTACAGAGGCGAAAATTGAATGACAAGTATTTGATTTACAAGGGAATATTTTTCATTCGAGATGTGAGGCGCGAAAAGACGAGCGTCCCCTGATTTCGTGATAAATTATCTAAAAAGATAAATATTTATACGAAATGAAAAGCAAACGCATCGTGGTCATCGGTTTCGTCGGCACGCAACTCGACGGCGGCAAGGGCGGCGGGCGCTGGGAGAAGTGGCGGCCGACGGTCGCGCTGACCCAGCATGAAGACCTCGTGATCGACCGTCTCGAGCTGCTCTACAGCGGCCGTCACGGCGATTTGGCGGAACTCGTCGGACGCGATATCGCCTCGGTGTCGCCGGAAACGCAGGTCACGCCGCATCAATTGCAGATTGCCGATCCGTGGGATTTCGAGGACGTGTACGGCAACCTGTTCGACTTCGCCAGGCACTATCCCTTCGATCCGGATAACGAGGAATACTGGATCCACATCACGACCGGAACGCACGTGGTCCAGATCTGCATGTTCCTGATGACGGAGGCGCGCTACTTTCCCGGCCGCCTGCTGCAAACCTCGCCGCCGCGCCGGCAGACGATCGGCGATGCCGGCAGCTACGCGCTGATCGATCTCGACCTGTCGAAGTACGACCAGATCGCGCAGCGCTTTTCGCGCGAGCAGCAGGAAGGCGTCGCCTTTCTCAAGTCGGGCATCGCGACACGCAATGCGCGCTTCAACGAGATGATCGACGAGATCGAGCGCGTGGCGATCAAGTCGAAGGCGCCGATGCTGTTGATGGGGCCGACCGGCGCGGGCAAGTCCTTCCTTGCCCGCCGGACATACGAGCTCAAGAAGGCGCGGCATCAGCTCGACGGCAGATTCGTGGAAATCAATTGCGCCACCCTGCATGGCGACGGTGCCGCCTCGACCTTGTTCGGCCATATCAAGGGTGCATTCACCGGCGCGGCATCCGACCGTCCCGGCCTGCTGCGTACCGCGCACAAGGGCGTGCTGTTCCTGGATGAGATCGGCGAACTCGGCCTCGACGAACAGGCAATGCTGCTCAAAGCCATCGAGGAAAAGCGCTTCCTGCCGGTCGGCGGCGACCATGAAGTACAGAGCGACTTCCAGCTCATTGCTGGCACCAACCGCGACCTGTCGCGGGAAGTCGTGGCGGGCCGCTTCCGCGAAGACCTGTACGCGCGGATCAACCTGTGGACCTACGAACTGCCCGGCCTGATCGACCGCCCCGAGGACATCGAGCCGAACATCGATTAT
The Noviherbaspirillum cavernae DNA segment above includes these coding regions:
- the rtcA gene encoding RNA 3'-terminal phosphate cyclase, whose translation is MIELDGSMGEGGGQILRTALTLSMITGQPFCIRNIRANRAKPGLMRQHLVAVQAAAQVCDAEVAGAAVGSRALSFAPKAIRGGAYRFAIGTAGSCTLVLQTLLPALLFADTPATVHVSGGTHNPLAPPAQFLQRAYCRALTKMGATLDIRLERFGFYPAGGGEVVAHVQPCAQLRPLELMSRGERKAAYAECFIAGVPPGVARRELECVGTGMGWDASQLLVRTLPGEQGPGNALLITLDYEHVIEVFSGFGEKSVRAEAVARHALQQARHYIASHAAVGEYLADQLMLPMALAGGGCFTTARISMHAKTNAQVIEYFLPVSVSFGENGGISTCVMAKR
- a CDS encoding gluconate 2-dehydrogenase subunit 3 family protein; translation: MDKISRRSFFKAAGAALAATAAEAHALKTGAAQAQATRPPPYIFFKPDEANFIETAVERLIPADENGPGALAAGVPNYIDKQLGGAWGAGERLYRNGPWREGEVTQGYQLPFTPAELFRNALRGIRTDLGKRGVPALARLAAEEQDAYLKSLQTGTLDLNGVPSRVFFESLLALTVEGFFSDPVYGGNKDMAAWKMIGFPGAYASYYELVDQHGIAFTRAPMSMGQDNRGVIHMHRSMPPAQKPGAPKGGK
- a CDS encoding GMC family oxidoreductase gives rise to the protein MATRLPEVDAVLVGVGLVGAMLGRELTRAGLRVVGLERGEPRFTVPDFQGPQIHDELRYSVRKAMMQDNTREAVTFRNNSRQVALPIRRWESFLPGTGLGGAAVHWNGQTYRFQESDFKMRSHTVERYGKNFLADEVTIQDWGVTAAELEPYFDRFEYLLGISGKAGNLKGQKIDGGNPFEDPRAREYPTPPMKEPYGSALFRKAAAGLGYHPYPQPSANLSQPYTNPEGLTLNTCMFCGFCERYGCEHYAKSSPQTVLLPVLLRDKNFTLRSQAQVLRINLDSSRKQATGVTYADGSGHEFVQPARLVIVGAFALNNVRLLLLSGIGKPYDPQTGQGVVGRNYAYQTMSSVQIFFDSKININPFMRSGANGTVIADFVSDNFDHGPHGFVGGAYVGEVMSHGRPIEFHPTPPGTPAWGAEWKKAVVRHYNHTSVLNVHGSSVATKSNYLDLDPTYKDAWGKPLLRMTFDFPENDLKMSAFITQKALEIGKAMGGQQVAGAGRKGPYTVTQYQTTHNTGGTVMGTDPNTSVVNRYLQCWDVHNVFVIGASNFPQNASYNPTGTLGALAYWATDAIVKQYLKSPGPLVRT
- the rtcR gene encoding RNA repair transcriptional activator RtcR — encoded protein: MKSKRIVVIGFVGTQLDGGKGGGRWEKWRPTVALTQHEDLVIDRLELLYSGRHGDLAELVGRDIASVSPETQVTPHQLQIADPWDFEDVYGNLFDFARHYPFDPDNEEYWIHITTGTHVVQICMFLMTEARYFPGRLLQTSPPRRQTIGDAGSYALIDLDLSKYDQIAQRFSREQQEGVAFLKSGIATRNARFNEMIDEIERVAIKSKAPMLLMGPTGAGKSFLARRTYELKKARHQLDGRFVEINCATLHGDGAASTLFGHIKGAFTGAASDRPGLLRTAHKGVLFLDEIGELGLDEQAMLLKAIEEKRFLPVGGDHEVQSDFQLIAGTNRDLSREVVAGRFREDLYARINLWTYELPGLIDRPEDIEPNIDYLLAQFGAEHGQMVRFNKEARARYMQFAMSPAARWVGNFRDLSASMLRMATLAEAGRITDAIVQDETTRLQRLWRPYAGGNIDQGDVDLDAVLGRERVAQLDLFDAMQLKAVIGVCRQSKSLSDAGRKLFSVSRSVKEKPNDADRLKKFLARFELTWDGLQQTG
- a CDS encoding RtcB family protein; the encoded protein is MKHETYDVLTIEGGRPVKMWTRGVPVEEEAKRQLANIARMPFIYKHVAAMPDVHLGKGSTIGSVIPTLGAIIPAAVGVDIGCGMMAAKTTLTAKDLPDNLGPLRSAIEKAVPHGMSPKTRGFKGRDKGSWDRPPQPVNAAWTQLKDEFDAICNKTPKLRNTNNYKHLGTLGSGNHFIEICLDEQGFVWFMLHSGSRGVGNAIGTHFIELAKQDMRTHFINLPDQDLAYLPEGTRHYDDYVEAVGWAQRFARMNREVMMQNLIASVRTVITKPFETHVEAVNCHHNYVQKERHFGKDVLVTRKGAVSARAGELGIIPGSMGTSSYIVRGKGNPESFHSCSHGAGRAMSRTEAKRRFTVDDQVRATAGVECRKDADVIDEIPMAYKDIDAVMEAQRDLVEVVHTLKQVVCVKG
- a CDS encoding 3-deoxy-7-phosphoheptulonate synthase, producing the protein MTTFNIENVNVTSFDSMPTPEELHARLPLSDQAGAAVMRGREALRNILDRKDPRLFAVVGPCSIHDPVAGLDYARRLKALQDEVQDTLLLVMRVYFEKPRTTTGWKGYINDPDMDDSFHVDRGMENARKFLLDVSELGLPTATEALDPISPQYLGDLIAWTAIGARTTESQTHREMSSGLSTPVGFKNGTDGDIGIAVNAILSASHPHSFLGINGQGRVAIVRTSGNPYGHVVLRGGDGRPNYDTVSVAMAEQALAKAKLPANIVVDCSHANSFKNPELQPLVMADVVNQVRLGNKSLVGVMIESNLVAGKQAIPDDLSQLKYGCSVTDGCVGWDTTEKMIRDADALLRGVIRERQA
- a CDS encoding vWA domain-containing protein, giving the protein MANANLFRSQKGKLLPNANAINFEQAPAYRLPPQQLLAQYAATGCLNATFYASAEAQLDTVLELSKEVDTRFIAQTAIYCRERGYMKDMPALLTAVLAAKGAAELTPVFDRVIDNGKMLRNFVQIIRSGAVGRKSLGTRPKKLVQAWLNTASEKALLSAAVGNTPSLADVVKMVHPKPTEAWREAFFAWLIGKPHNADALPPNVKAFEAYKRDRAQPLPDVPFQMLTALELSDAAWAQIALQGGWQMVRMNLNTFARRGVFQLPGMTEAIAAKLRDAEAIAKARVFPYQLMAAYCSATQEVPPAIREALQDALEIALANVPQIAGKVVVCPDVSGSMSSPVTGYRASASTAVRCIDVAALVAAAMLRKNAGTSVLPFENDVVNIDLNPRDTVMTNAQKLAAIGGGGTNCSAPLALLNKNKVQADLIVFVSDNASWVDATRHGATATMREWETFKQRNPDAKLVCIDIAPYGTTQAAERMDVLNIGGFSDDVFNIVAAFAAGQLSPAHWVGEIGAIGI